In SAR324 cluster bacterium, the following are encoded in one genomic region:
- a CDS encoding bifunctional folylpolyglutamate synthase/ dihydrofolate synthase, translating to MHRPLSWPQLLQKLDQRGNYERTAVPRDISKLEGIRTLLKALDHPQTHYQVIHVAGTNGKGTTAMMISRLLETLGFRTGCYTSPHVMDIRERIVINGQWVETALWTDSGEKVLTFVEQHPELYISWFDIVTAIALDIFAKLRADWVVLETGLGGTADSTNAVEKKLAVLTPIGLDHVGVLGHSIGQISREKAGIARKGIPTVLSAQTEQVYAELLPELAKHQSPTLKAESILNVFHPSKSGNLRFDWMDGNSYELSAPETMPHSRLECIRTALVSVDHLLPEGFSRKQASEALLSVQLPGRIQRLSRVTWSAGNTTFDQMILDGGHNPMALQMLQHQLDSWQLDSCVLIFGIQKDKLIPELKPVLQRLFSSAKPLIFTRSHSSRAASYEDLLEFMDNYPFIERPVKTMTVDEALNAAKSFAFHTVIVAGSFYVAGEILEQIYY from the coding sequence AACGGGGAAATTATGAGCGCACTGCGGTTCCACGGGATATCAGCAAACTGGAAGGAATCCGTACCTTGCTTAAGGCGCTGGATCATCCTCAAACTCATTATCAGGTGATTCATGTCGCAGGAACCAACGGCAAAGGAACAACCGCTATGATGATTTCCCGGTTGCTGGAAACCCTTGGTTTCCGAACCGGTTGTTACACCTCACCGCATGTCATGGATATCAGAGAACGCATCGTGATCAATGGACAATGGGTGGAAACAGCGTTATGGACTGATTCAGGAGAAAAAGTTCTCACCTTCGTTGAGCAACATCCCGAGCTTTACATTTCCTGGTTTGATATTGTCACAGCAATCGCTCTGGACATTTTCGCAAAACTTCGAGCAGACTGGGTGGTGCTGGAAACAGGCTTGGGCGGTACTGCGGATTCAACCAACGCTGTCGAAAAAAAACTGGCTGTGCTGACGCCCATCGGGTTGGATCACGTTGGCGTTTTAGGCCATTCGATCGGCCAGATTTCCCGGGAAAAAGCCGGAATTGCCCGCAAAGGAATCCCAACGGTGCTTTCTGCCCAGACGGAACAGGTCTATGCTGAACTTCTGCCAGAACTGGCAAAACATCAAAGTCCAACCCTCAAAGCCGAATCCATACTGAATGTTTTTCATCCTTCAAAGTCAGGTAATCTGCGGTTTGACTGGATGGATGGCAATTCTTATGAACTCAGTGCTCCTGAAACAATGCCTCACTCCCGTCTGGAGTGCATCCGGACAGCGCTGGTTTCGGTAGATCACCTGCTTCCTGAAGGTTTTTCCAGAAAACAGGCCAGTGAGGCCTTGCTTTCGGTGCAACTTCCCGGAAGAATCCAACGCCTTTCCAGGGTGACATGGTCTGCTGGAAACACAACCTTTGACCAGATGATTCTGGATGGCGGACACAACCCGATGGCTCTTCAAATGCTCCAGCACCAACTGGATTCCTGGCAACTGGATTCCTGTGTTTTAATTTTCGGTATTCAGAAAGATAAACTGATTCCCGAACTCAAACCTGTACTCCAGCGTTTGTTCAGTTCTGCGAAGCCGTTGATTTTCACCAGATCCCATTCTTCAAGAGCGGCAAGTTATGAGGATCTGCTTGAATTTATGGATAATTATCCTTTTATTGAGCGGCCTGTTAAAACAATGACTGTTGACGAAGCCTTGAATGCCGCAAAATCGTTTGCGTTTCACACAGTGATTGTGGCAGGTTCTTTTTATGTTGCCGGAGAAATCCTAGAGCAAATTTACTATTGA